Part of the Lepidochelys kempii isolate rLepKem1 chromosome 8, rLepKem1.hap2, whole genome shotgun sequence genome is shown below.
GTGGTTAAGACCCCAGTCTGGGGctcaggagctctgggttcaATTCATGCCTCTGCCATGGACTCCCTGCATGACCCTGGGCCAGacccttcatctctctgtgtgtCAGGAGCCCTGCTGTACAATGGCAGGAAcagccctgcccttcctcacAGGGGCATGAGGGGAAGTCCGTTAGTGATTGTGGGGCACTCGGACACAGCTGTGTAAGCATCTACGCTAGACAGGCACAGACTCCTGGCCCGCTTGAGGGAGGTTTCTGTAAACgcagcccctctctctcccccaggtgACTTTCCTGGACCTGCTGCCGAAGGAGGACATGATCCTGATGGTCCGCTTTTACCACTGGCCCAGTGGAGGGGCGGCCACCACCCCGTGGGACCAGGGTTCGGGTGGGCAGCAGCGGCCGCTGGGAACTGACGCGTGGTTGGCAGCCTGGGGTGTCCTCAGACTGACCAAGCCTGTTGGCTCCGGTAAGCCGTCTGTGCATCTGGCATCCCAGCCAGCCTGAGGCTTGGGGGCTCCGTTCCCAGCGCGACAGAGAGAAGTTAGTTTCTTTACGTCTTGTCCTTACAGATGTGGCGAGGAAAGGGGGCCTAGGAGCAGTGACCTGGAACACGGGGCCCCATGATTTGACCCTGTACCATGGCCCTATGCCTGCTGCCCATACGCTGTCCGTCCTGGTAAGTCTGTTGCCAGCGCTGGGCCAACAGAAGCAGACATGATGGCCCGGGGCTTAACCCCATCGAGTGTAATAATGGGACAAACAAGGCAGGCGGTCGAGGGCCCGATCCTGCTGGCCTCCttctggcaaaactctcattgacgtgcttgagtaaggactgcatgAGCAGGCCCTTTGTGAACAGTGGCTGTCTATGGGGGATAAATAAAGTGATGCCCTATGGGACCTTCATGGACAATGCACATTCTGCACCAGCAACTGGTTACTGCAATGGGAAAGCACAGCAGGTGCGTGGAGGCTTTCCCCTGGCACGAAAATGTTCCCTCCTTgattccctgattttttttttttcattatgttGTTGATCCAAATCCAGGCTTCTAGAGCAGGCCGTTCTAAAGCGCCATTAAGTAATGCATTTCTCCAGTTCTCCATTCCATCCTGTTCAGGGCTGAAATTTGCCAGGGTTGAAGTTTCCAGGTTGTTCCCTGGTTACTGTTGGGGAGCAAACACTGTGGCATGGAAACAAATCTAGGAATGTCTTTTTTGGCTCCAGGCCTAGGCAATGCTGTGCCCAACTCCTCTGAGAGCATTAGCACAGAGATGTTGCAATGCCTTGGCTTACTGCATCACCTTTTGGCATTTTGGAGGGTTAGTTAAGCAGTGAGTTGAGAGAACAGGAACAGTGTTGCGAATAAGGCCTGGAAGTTCATTTCTTTATGATGTCCTGGATTTCTGTCTCCAGCACTGGTTGAACCCCATAAGCTCCCCACAGTGGATTCCATCATCCCCCCACCCTTGTTGCGGGCCAGTTACAGTGTAACCCGGATGAGGGAAAGCTCATGGTCTGACTGGCTGGGCCTGAGTCTGTGCAAACGTAGGAAGGTTTGTGCCGTGCTCTGATGGCGAGAGGAGGGATGTTTTGCCCTGGTGCCACAGGGACACGTCGGGCTCAGGACCTGGTGGAAGAGTGGCTATAGGGCTCCTGTTAAACAGGAGGCAGGACCAGCCTGTGCcgcgtcccagccagggctgtgatGAAGGGACAACCTGATCCCCTTGCTCAGCACCAGCTCAGACCCCACCTCACAGGGCCAGCCAGCATTGCACCCTGACTGATGTCCGTACCTCTCACCTTGTCTCCGTGGGCGCGGCATGGTGCCCACTTCAGCCTGAGGAGCGGCAGCCCCAGGGCTTCCCGCCGTACGGCAGTGCCAGGGGGAGGCTGCACGTGTTCAGCGACAAGAAACCGGACCAGCCTTTCCCACCCGAGTCGCCAGTCACTCTCAGCCAGCCGCGGGACTGGCCCTGGGTGAGTACCCCAGGTCCTGGGATCTCCAAGCAAAGCAGGAGGGCTGGTCTCACCTGCCCACagaggggttcagggcagggccaggcctgggagacagggcagggcagggcctggctggagAGGTACCCTCGCATTAGACGGCGCTCTCCTGACCTGCTCTGAGACTCCCACGTTCTGTGTGTGTCACTCCCGCACCCCCCGTCTGCTGAGCCGGGAGAGATCACTGGGGCCTCAGCAAGTAGCAACCAACCAGCAGCCTTCAGCCCATTGCCTTCTGATACGCCTCTGGGCTTGGGCTTCCCTGTTTTCCCAAGGGCTTGGCTCTGAGTGAGAGGCGCTTTCAGCCCCAAAATCAGCAACCCCCATGGCACATAGCAGGGGTAGGCAGACGCACTGAGAATAGAGCATTCATGGAGTGGGCCCTAATAATAGGGAAACATGCTGCCCTGCTTGGATCTGCGTtggagccagcatggtcagccCTGGGCGGGGCGTCCTTCTGGACTGACTCCTCTGGGGGTCCCCTCAGTTCAGCCCAGGGAAGGAGTGAAGTGGGCTGCGCGTCCCCCTCTCCCGGGTGGACCAGTGCAGCCTTTACTACAATGCCCCCTGAGGCTGCCCCGGGTTTCGCTTTGTGTTGCGCCCACGCACGGGAGATGTGGGGCTTGTTAGGTTCACTGGGCTCGGAGCATCCCCAGCTGTCCTCACAGAACCATAGAGCCAGAAGGGTCATCTCGTCTAACCCCCTGCCGAGATTCAGGATCTTGTAATCGGCCGTGACGGCCCCATCTCGCCCCCTGCCCGAAGAACGGGACCCACCTCCACGCCCGAGGTGGCTGCTGACACGGCTCTGCAATAAGATCTGGTGCTGTCTTTGCAGGCGGCGTTCATCCATCACACCAGGGAGACACCCACCTCGGAGCCCTTCATCGCCACGGACGGCTTCGACCTGTACATCGACGGGGCCCGGTTCCTGCCCGATGCCGTCACCATCACTAGGGTCACTGGCCGGATCTTTGACAGCAGCTACAACCAGTAAGGAGGAGCAATTCATGGGCTGCCACCAGGAGGGTGGGGCTTCCTCTTCTCTCTCAATATGTCGTCTCGAGCTGTTGGGTCCAGCAGGGCAATGACAAGCCATGGGCTCTGGATCAGAACCAGGGCCTGGGGAGGTGCAGGCGGGCCAGGAATGGTAATGAAAATGTGTGTACCTTAGTGCACATGCAGATCCACATTTACCTCTGCGCTGCGTAGCATGAGGGTCTCGTACCTTCATCACTGTGAGTTATTGACATTGCGAATGCTGGGTCATGAGATGGAGACTTCTGGGGACCCCATGGGGCATGCCAGCGCAGCTCCGCCATGCACACCTGCATTTGCACACAGACACGCTGCTCCCACTCCACTGAGCAGGTGCAGGGTGGCTTGTCTAACCGGTGAGAGATGGATCTCAGTCCCGAATACACAAGGGTTGAAGGGGTCCTAGTACAGCATGTCAAGACCCTCCGGCCTGAGCTCGGAGAACAGTGGAACGGCCCCAAAATTCTCTCCTGGGAGACACTGATCTTTGGTTTATGGTCTCTCCCCCATCTTTTCCTTTCAGAATCGGGCCAGACATTTCCACGGGCCTTGATTTGAGCAGCCATATTTTCGAGCCACTCTACAACTATAGAGTGCAGATCCGGGATCCAGCAGTGCCGCCCTCCGCTGCACTCTTGCTAAAGGTTTGTGCAGCAGCCAGGCAGATGACAGACACGGAGAGGGCGAGCCATGTGGAGACCCCGCCCGCGGGGGGGAGATGGCGAGCCGTGGCTGCGTGGGGCGGGAGAGGAGAGACACTCTGAGAGGGGAGCTGCTCTTCTCCTGCAAGTGATGGGACCATACTGAGTTTGTGAGGTGTTAAGTGCAAGGTGCTGGCTCAGCTGTGTCCAGGTGCAGGGTCTCTCCTGGGGGGCTCTGACTTGACGCCGAGCTGCCTTTGATTCTTACAGCTCTACTCCCTGGATCGGTTCAGTTTCAAGCTTGTCCTGATTGGctgggcagctctcaatctcttTGTGGAATCTGGGACGCACAGAGCCCCTGGGGCACATTCCCAGGGGATCCAGGTGAGCCCCCCCATGCTTTGGGGACAGGGCAGTGGGATCTGGTAAGCCCCTCTgcgctctggggcagggcagggtggggagatcCAGGCAACTAGCCCACACTCTGTGGTGGGGGGGATCTGGGTGAGCTCCCCCAtgctctggggcagagcagggcggggggaTCTGGGCAAGTATCCCACACTATGTGGTGGGGAGTTACAGGCAAGCTCCCCCATGGTCTGGGGTGGGGCGAGACCCGGCGGGGGGAGATCTGGGCAAGCCCCCCccgtgctctggggtggggtgaggtggggggggtaTCCGGGTGAGCTCCCCTGTCCTCCGGGGCGGGGTGacgtggggcagggaggggggatcGGGGTGAGCTGGATTGTTGCTGAAACCAGGAACCCAGTGACCTCGGCTGGCCAGGCCAGGGGCTGGAGATCAGCTGTAGGCTTGGAACACGCTGAGGAGGAAGTGCACTTTGCTAGTCCATGCCCTGCAGGGTCTGCCCAGGAAAGGGATGGGGGCAGCCGTGGGTTCCTCCCGCTCTGGAGGGGGAAGCTGTGGCTAGCCGTGGAGTGTGAATCAAGTGACCTGCAGCTTTTGCTTTGGTTAGGTCTCTCTGAACGAGGGTGCCCACCAGCTTCGCGTGTACCACACAGGCCCTGCCACGGACCAGCCGTTCTCTGTCGGCGCTCTCACCTCCGCAGGACGGTAACCCCCCGGCTCCCGGCCGGCTCACTCCCTGCTTCTCTGTGTCCGGGCTCTGTAACGGCCCCCGCCGTGCTGTGGATTGTGCAGGCTCTGACCCCGTGccgctcctccccccacaggtACGTCCCGTGCGCCAGCCTGCTCGTCAGGCTGCTCAGAGCCCCCGTGGACTCCAGCCACCAAACCCTGCAGAGAAGCCTGCTTCCCCAAGCAGACTGGGTCAGACTCGGCCTCTTCCAGCCCAGGCCTGACTATTCAGACGGGGTCTATGACTCAGACTCGGTCGTGCCCACCACCGGAGAGAGGTGCCTGTACAGCGCCATGGGAAACAGGTGAGCAGGTGCTGGGGGCCTGAGAGGAAGGAGCTTTTCTTATTTGGGCTTAATCGTGTGGGTGAATTTACAGCCCCGGTCCTTTCAGGGGCGGCAGGGGCATTGTGCGCCACCAGTTCGAATGCAGGAGGGTGCCCCACAGGCGGCTGCCTGCGCCCCTCGATCCTGATCTGCGCCCCCTCctaccctgggctccccccacgcAGCTGCACCGAGACGTCTCCGTCCTGACCCGCAGCCTCCCCTCTGTTGTTTCAGTCCTGAGACGCGCTCCCGGTGGATCTCGTTCTTGCTCAGCATCACGCTTGCTGTTCTCGACCTGCACCCTGACCCACGGCCCCCTCTGCGGTTCCAGTGTTGGACCTTGTCTCAGCGGACTGGGTGGTGTCATCTCTTGTCAGCCCCATGGATGGTTCCAGCCAGGCAGCATCTGTCTCCCAGTGCGTCTCTCTGGGCCTGAGTGAGAGGTGTGGGGTGTTGCTTTCAGATGGATGGAGCACTTCTCTCTGCAAGCCTTTCCCGACGCTGTGCCTCTGTTCACTTCCCCCACCCCGTGCTCAGGTCTGCTGTGCTGGTTCGGGAGATTGCCCCTCAGCTTGCTAGAAACGAAGGCCTGGAGCGGAATACAAATGAGGAGATCTCTACTTGGATCAAAGAGACACTGACCAGGACGATGGACAGCAGCCCTCAGCCTTTCAACCTTACCTATGTCTCTCGATACCTCCCTACATACGGTATCAAGGTGAACAGCAGATGGGTATAGTGAAACGTACTGGCTAATGCCTGTGTGTGGGCCTGTCCTCTTCCGGGTGAAATAAGAAATACTTGACTGTGTATCATTGGCCCTCTACCACTCATGTATAGTGGAGAGCTTCCTGTGTCTTTGAGCAGGAGGGTCTGAGTTCTCTCTCTGTTGTTGCCACTAAATCCTAGCTGGCCACAGATTTGGTGCAATAGTAAgttcagtagaacctcagagttacggacactTGGGGAATGGACgttattcgtaactctgaacaaaacgttctggttctttcaaaagtttacagctgaacattgacttaatgcagctttgaaactttactaggcagaaggaaaatgctgctttgaaCTAAATTTAAactaaacaagcacagaaagagtttccttagcttgtcaaatcttttttttaactttccctttgttttttagtATTTTACCTTTAACACAGCACTGGTCTGTATTTGcccttttttgtctctgctgctgcctggttgtGTACTCCCGttttcaaatgaggtgtgtggttgatgggtcggtttgtaactctgaggttctgctgtggCTGTGACGTAAAAACATAACACCTGAGGCAGAACTAAATGTTTCACGGTTGCACGTTGTCCATCTACGCTCCCAGTTACTGCCTGCGTGGAAGGATTTGAGCATCAGAAAAATTGAGGAACTGGCCAGGTATTTTCCTTGTCCTGCAGCCAAACTACCAGTCCGTCAATAGACACTGCACCATGCGAGTGCATTGATTTAGTGCTGCTACTCAGGGAATCACactctcccatccaagtactgaacTGATGCTGCTTCGCTTGTGAGAGCTGTTGGAAGTGATCAGCCCTGTCTTTTGGTTAAGATGTAAAACCAGAGTGATGATCACTTGGGGGAGTTGAAGAGCCCATGGCAATTTTGCAAGATTAGAGGGGTAAACCCCAAAATTCTAACTCAGGTAGTTGTATGCTGCCTGCCTGAATTCTGCTGCAGGTCCAATTGCATATCATAGTCTTAAATGAATGTATCGTGTCCTAGTGGACATTGGAATTGGGCTTATAAAGAGAGAGGTTGGTGCTGAGGTCAGGATTGTTTTGCAGGTGATTCAAGGAGCGTGTGTGTTTCTCAGTCGGAGAACAGGTGTTGGGCCCCACCTAGGTAATGGAATGTGGAGAAGCTTGTTCTCCTGGCACCAGGGGAGAGTGTGACCACTGTCCCTGCAAAGGGTTTCCTTCCACACCCTGCTGCCTTTGGGTGGGTTCCATATGGGGCGAGGATGGAGCTGGTCCTGGGTGATACGCAGACACACACTGCATGCACCCTGCTCTGGGGCCCCGCTGCTTTCTAGAGAATTTAAGATTTTATtatcctgccccccgccccccccccaaaaaaaaattccagtgtcTTTAACGAGTCCACTTCTGGTCActctagcacagaggtgggcaaactatggcccacgggaccgtcctgcccggaccctgagctcccggctgggaaGGCTCACCCCCGGTCCCACCCCTGctgtggcccctcccctgctgtggcCCCCCCCTCCGCAGCTACGCCGCCACGTGGGCAATGcggctggctccggctgggcagcgtggctgccagacctgccgctctgagcggcatggtaagcgGGCGGGGAGCGGGGTTAGATAAGGGGAAGGGGGTCCCAGGaaggggtagtcaggggacaagggggggggattggatgggggtggggtcctgggggacctgtcagggggtgggggtgtagataggggttggggcagtcaggggatgggggggggggttggatgggggtgggatcctgggggctgggggtctcgggagggggtagtcaggggacaaggagggagggtggttggatgggtcaggggttctgaggggggcagtcagggggcaggaagtgggaggaggtggatagggggcaggggccaggctgtttggggaggcacagccttccctacccggccctccgtaCCGTTTCGCacccccgatgtggccctcaggccaaaaagtttggccacccctgctctagcggAACCATCCAATTGTTCCGGAATTGACGGTACAGCTTGAGGGGTGTTTCCCTTCCACTTCCCCCCGTCAGACTCCTGGTTTTGTGCGGCAGTTCTGACCATCCAGTCATGGTATGCAGCTGTATTAGTTCATCCACAGTCTCTTGATTACAAATGTCCCTGGCTGTTGATCTCTTTGCTCACGGTTGTTCCAGGTTGCAGTGGATGGTGCCAAGAATCTACCCTGGTCTGCTTTGACAGTGGCTCATTTCCGCTTCAATCCCCCTGGGGCCTTTTATTTTGGGAAACCCTGGCTAAAATACGATCGTCCTGTCTTTGTGGAGGAGCTTGACCTTGACAGCTACCAGCAGTGGCCTGTGTGGCTGGATGGATTCAAGGTATTGCTTTCTGCAGGTGCTTCTCATTTACCTAGGAACCCATAGGGTGGGTTGAGATAGTTcgggggtggccagcctgagaaggagccagaatttaccaatgaatgttgccaaagagccccagtaatatgtcagcagcccccccacccccagcacctccacctcccgatcagctgtttctgtttcgtggtgtgcaggaggctctggaggaggagcgagggcacggcaggctcaggtgagggggcgggaaggggtgcagtgggggcagggcctggggcagagccagggtggggcagtgagcgccccccggcccattggaaagttgttgcctgtagctccagccgcagagtcggtgcctagacaaggagccgcatgttaacatCTGAGGTgccgcatggggctccggagcccaGGTTGGCCACCACTGAGATAGCTGGTTGTCCTGATACAATGCAGCTGGCGAGGCTCTAAGCCCACCTGCAACTTAACATCTTAACTATACGTTACAACATAGCTTGGGCCAGCGTCCACATTAAAACGCTGCCTTGCTCACAGAGAGAACCTGGAGATACAGGCTTTGAAGGGCACTAGACTCGGTCCCTGTCAGACCAAGGGGCATGGTGTGAACTCCAAAGCAAGGGCAGAGGATCCTGATTTTGCAGATAGGGCAGACGGAAGCCGAGCAGCCACATAGTGAGTCAGAATCCATGCTGCCAGCTGCTCAAGCCACTGGTCCGTTAGGTTATGcattgaagtgttttgttttaatgaagtGGTAGCTTCCCCCTCTGCCCACGAAATGGTCTCCAGTTCCTTGATCAGTTTTTAGTTTTTCACAGCTAATGTTTTGTTTCCTTCCAGTCCTTTCCCCAGAGGATTTACAATGAGTATCTAACGGTGATTATCCACCTGCACGAAGTCCTGGTGAACCCTGAGCCAGACACTCCGGGCAAAAAGGCAGCCCCCAGACCAGTGCAGAGAGGAATCATGAGGAAAGAGGGCGAAAGGCTGCGCTATGCATTGGGGAGTGAAGCATGGGCTGCTCTCCAAGTGTTCTCTAGTGGCTACTGCAACACTGACGTTTATCAGCTGCCTCTGTACCAGGGGGCTCCCAGCCAGGTACAGACCAGTTCTCATCAGAGACCCACTGGTGTTCAAATGCAGCTCTCCCGTGTGCCCTCATgcttttctatagcacctttGGGATGACAAGTGCTGCACAGGGAGATGACCTTGCTGCTCAGGGTCCCTTATTACTCAGCATCATCGGCTCAAGTGCACTAGTTTTTAAGGATTATTATTAGTCATGTTTATTACAGTCGTGCCCAAGGACCAGCCAAGAGTGGGACCCCACTGGGCATTGTAGAGACACAAAGCAGCaggcagtccctgtcctgaagagctcacactccaaggatacatctacacagggATGATAAACCCACAGCTGGCAGggtccctgcctcacagggcccCAAAGCTCAGgcaccagcctgagcccaaaggtCTAGACAGCAATTTTTCAGGCCAGCTGACCTGGGCCGACTGTGGATTTTTATCCCGGTGTCGACATACCCTAGTAGCCGACACGGGGAAGGGGTGTAACACATGCCGAGCGAACAGGGTGATGGCAACAAAGGGTATGTTAGTGCCACGGGGTTTTGGAGTGAGGGGGCAGGGGTTAATTAGGAGgagatcagctaaatggaaagagaCGTGACGTTAAGTgaaggggacagggcagatggGGCACATGGGGGTGTGACATTGTGAAACAGCcgatcagcacagggcagagaaagtcccaTCTCAGAAGTTCTCTGGCCAAAGGTCCCATCTttggctgctccctgcccacTGGACTCCTCTTGTGCCACCATTGGGGaaaatgatgggggtggggagggaggcaacACGTTGCAGCTGTGGGCGCAGACTACTAGTTCTTCAGCTAAGTGTGGGTGTTGCTCATGTTCCAACAGAACACTGTGACCGCCTTATCCCAGGGGCCGTGCGCCAGCGTTACACAGGGGCTGGCAAACAGGAAAGTGGTGAGTAAATCATGCCACGCCTGTGCACTGTGTTTTTAATCACTGTGTAATAGCGAGAGGAGTCTACAGTGTTAAGGCTTTGATGAAAAATGACCCCTCCTGACCCGCCACACTGCACAGTCAAATTCCCCTTGATGTCAATAGGGTCAGAATTAGGGCCTTGGAGGAGTAAAAATCGTGTTGGTCCTGCAGAGCTAATGGAGCTCGGCATGAGCCAGGTGGCTTCTTTTCTGCTCCAGGCCTCAGCACTGTCCTGTGCGTGCCAGCCGCACAATAGGACTGTTCCCCGCTGGACAGGCACGACAGACCCGTCTGTGCTCAGCTCGAGGTTGAATTTTGTAGTGCAGGCAAGTAGAAAACTCATCTTTAGCTTTCTGAAGTGAAATCATCAAG
Proteins encoded:
- the LOC140916351 gene encoding uncharacterized protein isoform X3; translation: MGNRSAVLVREIAPQLARNEGLERNTNEEISTWIKETLTRTMDSSPQPFNLTYVSRYLPTYGIKVAVDGAKNLPWSALTVAHFRFNPPGAFYFGKPWLKYDRPVFVEELDLDSYQQWPVWLDGFKSFPQRIYNEYLTVIIHLHEVLVNPEPDTPGKKAAPRPVQRGIMRKEGERLRYALGSEAWAALQVFSSGYCNTDVYQLPLYQGAPSQNTVTALSQGPCASVTQGLANRKVIQLVRGASVVVRIADGRRDEELSLPHKQGINQSYLPMEGIEFYKKEPGGAKVTDLMPDGRNPARGLPEYDEDLRSGIEHFCAWI
- the LOC140916351 gene encoding uncharacterized protein isoform X1 encodes the protein MDGSSQAASVSQCVSLGLSERSAVLVREIAPQLARNEGLERNTNEEISTWIKETLTRTMDSSPQPFNLTYVSRYLPTYGIKVAVDGAKNLPWSALTVAHFRFNPPGAFYFGKPWLKYDRPVFVEELDLDSYQQWPVWLDGFKSFPQRIYNEYLTVIIHLHEVLVNPEPDTPGKKAAPRPVQRGIMRKEGERLRYALGSEAWAALQVFSSGYCNTDVYQLPLYQGAPSQNTVTALSQGPCASVTQGLANRKVIQLVRGASVVVRIADGRRDEELSLPHKQGINQSYLPMEGIEFYKKEPGGAKVTDLMPDGRNPARGLPEYDEDLRSGIEHFCAWI
- the LOC140916351 gene encoding uncharacterized protein isoform X2, which codes for MDGSSQAASVSQSAVLVREIAPQLARNEGLERNTNEEISTWIKETLTRTMDSSPQPFNLTYVSRYLPTYGIKVAVDGAKNLPWSALTVAHFRFNPPGAFYFGKPWLKYDRPVFVEELDLDSYQQWPVWLDGFKSFPQRIYNEYLTVIIHLHEVLVNPEPDTPGKKAAPRPVQRGIMRKEGERLRYALGSEAWAALQVFSSGYCNTDVYQLPLYQGAPSQNTVTALSQGPCASVTQGLANRKVIQLVRGASVVVRIADGRRDEELSLPHKQGINQSYLPMEGIEFYKKEPGGAKVTDLMPDGRNPARGLPEYDEDLRSGIEHFCAWI